The Phaeacidiphilus oryzae TH49 region GGTGACCCGGCTCGGACTGCCCTCGCTGGCCGTCACCATCGGCACCATGGCGGCCTACCGGGGCATCGCGCAGATCGTCCTCGGCTCGAACTCGGTGACCGACTTCCCGCAGCAGTACCTGGACTTCGGCTCCGGCCGGATCGCCGGCACCTTCATCCCGTACGCGGCCGTCCCCTGGGCGGTGCTGGCGGTGGTCGCCGCCGTGGTGCTGCACGCCACCGGCATCGGCCGCTCGCTCTTCGCGATCGGCGCCTCCGAGGAGGCGGCGTACTTCGTCGGGATCCGGGTGAAGCGGCTGCGGCTGTGGATGTTCGCCGCCACCGGTCTCGTCTCCGCGCTGACCGGCGTCTTCTGGGCGCTGCACTACGCCAGCGCGCGCTACGACAACGCCACCGGGCTGGAGCTGTCGGTGATCGCCGCGGTGCTCCTCGGCGGCGTGGACTTCGACGGGGGCAGGGGCACCCTCGGCGGGGCGATCGCCGGCGTCTTCCTCCTCGGTGCGCTGCAGAACACGATGAGCCTGGTCAACCTCTCGGCGCAGTCCCAGATCCTGGTCACCGGGGTGCTGCTGGTGATCTCCGTGCTCGCGCCGCGGGTGGGCCGCCAGATCGCGGCGGCCCGCGCGCGCCGGGCAGCGGCGCCGGGCTCCTCCACCAGCGCCGCCACCAGCGCCGCCCCTTCGGCCTCGAACGAACCCTCCGTCTAGGACAAGGAAGTCCGCCATGACCGCAGTCGCCAGACCCGCCACGCCCTCCGTCCGCCGTGCGGCGGCCGCGCTCGCCCTCTCCGCCGCCGTCGTCCTGACCGCCGCGGCCTGCGGCGGCACCACCAAGCAGTCCACCGACAAGGCCGCAGGGAAGGCCGCCGCCGGGGGCTCGGCGAACCCGGCCGCGCCCACCAAGAAGGGCCTGACCGTCGCCTACCTGCCCAAGCAGGTCAACAACCCGTACTTCACCATCGCCGACCAGGGCGGCAAGAAGGCGCTGGACGACCTCGGCGAGAAGTACAAGGAGGTCGGCACCAGCAGCGGCACCGACACCGCCGGCCAGGTCTCCTACGTCAACACCCTGACCCAGCAGCAGGTCAGCGCGATCGCGGTGTCCGCGCAGGACCCGGGGGCGCTGTGCACCGCGCTGAAGCAGGCGATGAGCAACGGCATCAAGGTGGTCACCTACGACTCCGACACCGACGCCGCCTGCCGGCAGATCTTCGTCTCCCAGGCGAGCGCCGAGGCGCTGGGCCGTACCGAGGTGCAGCTGATCGCCAAGCAGATCCACTACTCCGGCCAAATCGCGATCCTGTCCGCCGCGCAGACCGCGACCAACCAGAACACCTGGATCGGCTATATGAAGGACGAGTTGAAGAAGCCGGCCTACAGGAACATGAAGCTGGTCACCACCGCCTACGGCAACGACGACCCGCAGCTCTCCTTCCAGCAGACCCAGGGCCTGCTGCAGCAGTACCCCGACCTGAAGGGGATCATCGCCCCGACCACGGTCGGCATCAAGGCCGCGGCGCAGTACCTCTCCGGCTCCAAGTACAAGGGCAAGGTGATGCTCACCGGCCTCGGCACGCCCAACGACATGCGGGCGTACGTGAAGAACGGGACGGTCGCCGCCTTCGAGCTGTGGGACCCGGCCAAGCTCGGCGAGCTGGCCGGCTACGCCGCCACCGCGCTGGCCTCCGGGCAGGTCAGTGGGGCCCAGGGGCAGACCTTCAAGGCCGGTGAGCTGGGCTCCTTCACCATCGGCGCCGGCAGTGTGGTGACCCTCGGCCAGCCCACCGTCTTCGACGCCGCCGACATCGACCAGTACCACTTCTGAGCCGGCAGCCGGCTGGTGCGAAGCGCGCGTGCGGTGGGTATCAAGGACGTCGCCCGGCGGGCCGGGGTCTCGGTCGGCACCGTCTCGAACGTGATCAACAGACCGCAGCGGGTCTCCGCGGAGACCCGGCGGCGGGTCGAGGCAGTGATCGCCGAACTCGGCTACGTCCGCAGTGAGTCGGCCCGGCAGCTGCGGGCCGGGCGCAGCCGGGTGATGGCGCTGCTGGTGCTGGACATGGGCAACCCGTTCTTCGCCGACATCGCCC contains the following coding sequences:
- the rhaS gene encoding rhamnose ABC transporter substrate-binding protein, encoding MTAVARPATPSVRRAAAALALSAAVVLTAAACGGTTKQSTDKAAGKAAAGGSANPAAPTKKGLTVAYLPKQVNNPYFTIADQGGKKALDDLGEKYKEVGTSSGTDTAGQVSYVNTLTQQQVSAIAVSAQDPGALCTALKQAMSNGIKVVTYDSDTDAACRQIFVSQASAEALGRTEVQLIAKQIHYSGQIAILSAAQTATNQNTWIGYMKDELKKPAYRNMKLVTTAYGNDDPQLSFQQTQGLLQQYPDLKGIIAPTTVGIKAAAQYLSGSKYKGKVMLTGLGTPNDMRAYVKNGTVAAFELWDPAKLGELAGYAATALASGQVSGAQGQTFKAGELGSFTIGAGSVVTLGQPTVFDAADIDQYHF
- a CDS encoding ABC transporter permease, with amino-acid sequence MTTDAAHATPLDGGATGHRLGGLVRWDTAVGALLIVLLLFSFGFVSDFGNALNLSFLIGNTLPIALIALPMTMLVAAGEIDLSVGSTAGLSGALMGALWNHGMAIETIIPLCLLLGLACGLVNGLLVTRLGLPSLAVTIGTMAAYRGIAQIVLGSNSVTDFPQQYLDFGSGRIAGTFIPYAAVPWAVLAVVAAVVLHATGIGRSLFAIGASEEAAYFVGIRVKRLRLWMFAATGLVSALTGVFWALHYASARYDNATGLELSVIAAVLLGGVDFDGGRGTLGGAIAGVFLLGALQNTMSLVNLSAQSQILVTGVLLVISVLAPRVGRQIAAARARRAAAPGSSTSAATSAAPSASNEPSV